The genomic DNA AACATCCATTAACTTCAAGCTCATCCAGAGCAGAAGAATAAGAAAACATGCTTCCCTAACTTTAAGAAAAAAAGCCCAATGCTACCAATCAAACACTAAACAACAAAAGAACCAATAGGAAGGTAAAAGTTTTTTCCAGAAACATCTGAAACATAGAACAGAGTGCTGAGGTTCAGCAAGTTTTGctctattcttcttttttctccctTGCAGataatatttacttatttccAAGAACTTGAGTTTAATATTCCATGGTTGAATTGTGTTGGTGTTATTAAAATTGTGTTAGTATTATTAGAATTGTCTTCCAGCATGGATTGAATATTAGATTAAGATTGTAGCTGCAATGTTAGATAGGGCAAAAAAGCTCTAGGCATGAAGAAGAGCATCTTCAAGCAAGGGGTCATATCTGAGGTTCAGATGAAAATAAACTGGTATGGATGATATCATTGCACAAAGAATACCATGATGCATCACTTTGTAAATTCACATggagttttttcaaatttcaaactgaACACTCTTGTCCATTTGTACCAGAATCATACATCAATAAGAATAAGCAATAAGTCAAGTTTCAGGATgccatgaaaaataatttcttaaacaaCTTCATATCTGAGGTTCAGATGAAAATAAACTGGTATGGATGATATCATTGCACAAAGAGTACCATGATGCATCACTTTGTAAATGCACATGgagtttttttcaaatttcaaactaaaCACCCTTGTCCATTTGTACCAGAATTATGCATCAATAAGAATAAGCAATAAGTCAAGTGTCAGGATgctgtgaaaaataatttctaaaacaaCTTCATTTCCATACAACCAAGAGCAAAGTTTAAGATGCAactctttttaataaaacatataCTCACATACCTGATGGCTGACTTGCAGGTGGAAGATTTTTCTTTTGCCATTCGTTTGCAGCAGATACCTGCATATGAGCAAGAACTAACTTGATGGACAATTTTATAAAGTTCAAAGTAAAAACTGTTTATCAACTATCAAAACTAGCTACTGATCTCTAATATGAATTCTTATACAGAACAAACCTCATCATTCTTCAATTGGGGCAGATGTGGAAGTAAACTCACAGGAGTAGAACCTGGTGTATTATGACCAAATGGAATCTGATGGCCCCGCTGCTTATCAGGTTTTAACACATCAGCTTCTTGAACAAGTCCCGATGCTCGGTTATTTAAATGTCCTCTATTACTGTCATCTTCTACCAACCAAACCCCCTGCGGATGCAATGAGGAAGTCGATATCTGTGGTAATCTAGAAAGAATAGGAGGATCACCCAAGCTTTGATTCCGTACATCTTGGCCATGCTTCATAATAAGGAGTCTTCTCTTCATGTCAGCATCAGATTCAAAAGAGCTGAAATCTCGCTTGATAGGAGCCCCAAGCAAGCTAGGTTCTAAAATATGATTGGAAACAATAAGGAGAAATAATATacttccatatttttttatctcttgCTTTCAAagccaaaacaaaaataaattaaatgaggtGCATACTCTGAGAAGGCATGAGGAGTCTCGAAGATGTTGGGCCAACAACATTCTGAACAGTTAATGCAGGCGGCTGAAGGGTTTCAGATCTGAACTCATAGCTATTTGCTATAGGAGAGGCAGCAGAATCTACAATATGCTTCTCATCCTGAAAATTATAAGGATCAAGGAAATAGAAATAACCGGCCATTTGTTTGGAAGGATCACATGCAGAGCAACAGAAAGAATGGGGATAAGACAAGCCAAATCATGATACAATgccaattttcaaatcaaatattttacagttaaataattgtttctttttctttttctttttctttttttccttttttttttttttttgtacagtACAGCAAAAGCAAATCAAACTATTGGCATGAATGGAAATATTACTGGTTGGTTTAGTCTTCGTTCAACTTCAGCACCATGCATTCCTTCAGCAATGGGGACATTTGCATTCCCATTTGGTACAAATCCAGCATCCTGACATTCAATAAACACTAAATGATAACATCCAAGCATAAATGCCAAGCATTAACAATAGATTACgagtcaaaataatttttattcaaataccTCAGACATTAAGTAGTTGCTAACATCAGGTGCAGAAGGCAGATTCACCACCTCATCTTCATAGAAGAGTTCAGAGATTTGTCGTAATATATTCTCATCAAACTCTCTGTCAATATAAGGGAGATATGGATCATATTTATAACATATCAACAAGCaccataaaaagaaaggaatcataAGGAAAACCTTAATAACAAACTGTTACATAAAAGCttcaataataaaaactaacaGCTCTTACTTGAAAAAACCCGCCCTGACATTGCACGCAACATTTCTTGCTACACATAGGATTGGAACAGGATTTGTTGTctattcaaaaatatatatgtatcaCATTAGTGCCAGTCTTGATGAAATAATGtaacaattttcaattatcaATCTTATAGACAGCATAATTTATTACCTCTGCCTGAGGAGCGTAATAAGGAGTGAATGGTGGTACTACATGGACTCGCGGCTGATCCTTATCTTCCCACACCTTTAAACGGTCATCGATCACCATTGCCATTTTTGGATGGCAACTCCCATTTTGAAAGACATTTAACAAAGATTTCCTTGAGCCTATTTTAAGAACAATTGGCATTAAGatgtttagtaaaaaaaaagggtagatGGCAGAAAAACTCCAACTGAATTGAGAAATGCTGCCAATTGGCTTCAACATGAAATGATCACTAAAAAACTATAACTTGTGTTAATTCAAGTTAACAGCTaggtcatagcatctaaaacttTAAGCATGAAACAAGGTTGAAATATTCTCAAAATCATAAAAAGCTTGCCTGATTTTACACATACAACACGGTCCAAAAGTTGCTTGGAACCTATTAGATGTGCCTCTGGGTCAAGAAGCCTCCACATCTCTAAAGCATAATCTCTTTCAGCCATGGTACAAACATAAACTTCAAACCTTTTGCGGCCTTTTGCAATTAAGTAACTTCTTAGGTCCTCCCAAGCAGGTCGTAACCTCACAAGCACGCTAGTATCACGAATCTGCATCAAGAAACCAACCTTTTATTATGAGAAAATGCAAAAGCCTACACATATTTCAactatataaacatatatatatacacacacactgAAAATACGTTAAAACTGAGATTACTTATCTACAATTTTGTTCATAGTTGGACACCTAGTAGGACCATAGATATTGTTTCACAAGTTTgcaaaaaatcatcatttttcttgGATTTCTACACATTTTACAGGAATTCATAATTGATAATTCCATTACTGtttgatgataaattattcAATTGGATTGTATACCCAAATTCATTTACACAAaagttttccaaaattaatCTAGAAAGCTTACATAGTTGTAAGATTAAATTACACATTCATAAGAACAGTACTAAATTGCATTACTACACCTTAACTAACTGGCTTGCTTAAAAAgctcattattatttttatttttttgataggtaaataaaaatataaagctcATTATGTTAGTCAAGAAGTAAAGATAAAAAAGACAATGCAGATGGAAAGAGCCTTGCcaaaagaaaaatcatctaATAATACACACAAAGTATGTGAATAGTCATACAAAGGCATAAAGGTcaataaatattaaagaataaataatatgcTACATCCAAGATCATTGTTCTTTGAATGGGTACTAAAGAATTCAAGTGCGCTAAGAACAACCAGGAAGCATTTATAAGAACTCCAGCACTTTAGATATTGATTTAACCActgttttttcaagaaaaaaaaaggttagagCAACAAGGTACAAGAGCCACATTAGAGTTCAGGCAGATGCCATGGCATAAAGTAACCAGATGGGCACAACACTTAAGTGTGTCTAGGGGGGATTCAGGCATCTGAAGTGGCACCTCAGCACATTTCCCCACCATTAAGCTTGGAACTCTAAGTTTGAAACATCTCCTACAACAATATACCATgcattgtaaaataaattacaagTTCTAGAGAAAAATCAATCATATATTCTAAATATATCATGTGTTATGGTTGTAagtttccatcaaattactaccAAGAGTCTAGATCATGTGTTTTAAAGTTTCATTCATTCAAGAGTAAAGGTAAGTAATCCCTGCCTATaaacataataatatttaacaaattttctgCAACACACATTTAGGCTTATAAAAGGCATCTCAATTAAACAGGCCCATGTAAGTCCATGCTGCCACCTAAGAGAAATTGACAGCACTACAATGACAAAGAATTTCAAAAAGCTGTAACCATGGTCCAACCAAGTTTCATTCCAAAGGTACTCCTGTTATTTGGATGCATGAGATactaaaaaatagatattaatGATATGATTCAATCACTTGATCTTCATTCTTTGTAGATGATGCCTCCTAAGAACAAGGAACATTTACAAATTAGACATcacttaaagaaaaatataaatgtacatATCAATTAATTAGGAAGAGATTGgttttttcccctctttcttTGGGGTTACAAAAGCAAAAGGCCACAGGCCCAAAAAAGTTGCAGGACAAAATCACATTTATTACCGGACGGACCACATTTATTGCTAATCTGCAAGGTAGAAAGCTAGGACTGGATTAAAAGGAATATGTCAGACAGCATTTGTCTCATGTGTTTAACCATTCAATAACAAAATACAAGCACCTTAAAGATCTCGTGGATGCATAATAAGCTAGATCATTCTGTTTCCATATGATCCAGTGTGTTCAATTATCTATCAAAGTAATTCATAGTTCCAGGGATCAATGAAATTAAACTATTAGAGTCAATCACTTCCTCTATTGTCAGGTTGAGGCTTCACCCCCTCAATGGACTTTCCCCATCTTTCTACCCACTTTCCATTGCAAGGCAAAATGTATAATAAGTTTCCCTCTACTAAACTAAATGTTTGTCTTACATTTAATCCAACAACCCAAAACAAACATCAAACAAGGAAAAATGAATTAACAAATAATTGCAAGGAACCCTCGGAAGCAACAAACGTTCAAACCTCAGGATTAATGCGGGTGAGGACAATATTCCTTTCTGGAAATCTAATCACAGGCCGAACAACTCGCTCATGGCTATCAGACAGCGGAGCAACCTCCTCTGATTGAACTTTCAATATCTTTCCATTATCCATTACCAAATCATTCTCCGTATACTGCTTCAAAAGTGCTCGATCATCGATATACCGCTTCAACTCAGCAGACATTCCTGAGATTCGAACTTGATCGCTTTCACGCGCAATCCAACCTCGAAGAGCATCAATTCTATCCTCGAAGGATTTCATAGTGTTTGCAACAATTAGAGTCTCATCAAGGTCAAAAACTATGGCAAGACAACGTAAATTCAACATCCACAAGCTAGAACTGTAGAGACCGCAGGGCACAGAATAACACCAAAAGCAAGGAAACTTCTTCTGCTTACTCGGCATTGCCACCAAGTGAAGCTCTTCATCTCCTATCAACACCACCGCCGTctggaaaacaaaatcaaaataatcagATTCCAAATGCTTGGCCGCAGAGAAAACTGAGGAAGgcaaaagaaaatgggaagggAACCTTTAATTCGTGGAAACAAGAGGCATGTAGATTAATCAAACTAGGCTGATGAATTGGAGAAGACGATTCGAGCTTGCATCGGACTGAAAATGAAGAGATTGTATGAAGAATTGAAAGAGGAGGGCATCGTTCGCTGATTGGGGATATGTGGTGGACCCGAATCTCGTTATTTGGGAATTGGAAACTCTGGTCCTTTACGGGAATAGCGTCCAGCTCTCCCAAAAACAAATCCCCGTGATACACCAGGGATTTGAACCCTAAACGACTCATTGAAATTAGTAAAATCGAAGAAACAATCCAGTGATGGAAGAAAATTAAGGGAAAGAATGATGATAGATTGAGGAGGACAATGAATTGTTAGGGTTTCATGTGAAGTGACGGGCACTTCATACACACTCCACGCCTTGGCGCTCTTTgcgctctctctctccctcgCTCCCCCTCCCACTCCCCTCTCCCTCTCCTCTCCCTCTTCCCTCTTCCCTCTGCGGTTTCAAACTCGACACTAGTATGTCTGTATTTATAAGCGGAAATCGGCGGTTTATTCACCAAAATGCCTTGCACCCCCACATGTCCGTACGCCTTTTGTACACGTGGCTTTCGCAAGTTTGTAATCATCTTGCAAGGGCAACTCTTAGCCGTCTGATCAAAGGTCTCGAGTATACCTTTTTGACTCATCGCAACCCAGAGGTGATGATCGAGTTCCCAAAGCCTATGATGCATGTGATTTGGCTTTCCttgcaatttatttataaaattcatttaaataaaaattgaaatgataaaattttagaattagatCTGATACAGATTATTCAACAGACTTCTCTAAATTTCCTTTGTCAACAGCCGACAATAACGTTAATTTACGTAGTCTTATAACATTGGGGATATCCCACAAACTTGGTATACAGACTAGTGTTTGAATTGTTTTAAAGCAATCTAAACGGTTCTAAATATTTCGTAAAGACTTTATATCAATTCCCTAATTATTGAGAGAAGTGTTGTACCTCTTCTTTTATACTGCCCCACAAGAATGATACCCTACAAACAATTGGAAATATGATTGATACAAACTCctgatataatttttaatgtgCTTTAAAGCAGTTTAAACAGTCGGAAATATTTCGAACCACAACTTTTCATTGATTTGATGCAAATTTTTGAGACAGAGTTCCCAAACAGTTGGGAATATACCGTTTGTCGTTCGAAATATTTAGAATTAGAACCTGATTCCAATGTACGTTCTACAAACGTTTGGTCTTGTCAAGCAGTTTGTACAAcaaaatgttttgaattagACCTTTGCATTTATGCGATCCAGAAccacaataaaatttaaaaagtttcaaGAACTCCAAAATTGTAGGAGACGGTTTTTAACTTCTTGTAACGGTCTCGAAAAGTTAGGAACGACGATAAAGTTTCAAATGGATATCATTTCCTCCAAGTATTGTCTTTGCCTTTGGCTCAGGGTTTGCTATTAGAATAACGTTTCATTAGAATCGCTTGAGAAACCGTAAGAAGTGTTGTTGATGTTTGGAAATTTTGGGAGAAAAtaccatggaaaaaaaaaataaggaattaaaaataatttaaaatcaattaattatttttatttttatacacttAACCCAAATTAAATCCTGATATCAAAGGATGATCAaagcaaaattaattaaaaaatcataaatttataatctaATAATTAACTTGACAGTTTTGTcctaaagatttattttttaacctaTGTATCTTATTGCCTGTACacatcaaatattttcaaatattttaatggaTTCACCTCAACTTTTGAAGTACTTCTAATAATACAAAATTCAAAGCTTCTTATTGAAATGTTTGGGCAAGTTGGTTATGATATGTTTCAACATCCAATTCAAAAGCATATTCAAAGCTTCGATATATGTATGTTTAAGAAAATCAAGGattagaaaatgaattttatcaacattctaaaaattaattaaaaataataattttcttaaaaaataaaatattgactttaaaaaaattaattaagaaaataattttcttaaaaataaaatctcaatattatcaaaaattatttaaagacattttaactcaattttaaaatttataatacaactttatcttattaaaaaaataacttacctTTAACAAACTTTTTAGACTTACCTGTTATAATATGATTGAATGAacaacaattttgaattttcaataaaatatgtcattatctaaaaaaagttcatatatgaaaatgaataaaattgtcAATATGGAAAAATTgtattcttttattaatttaggTTAAAAGAGTCAAAATTGATTTTACTATTATAAACGTTTCTTATGCAAAGGGGCAAGACGATGATAGGCTAAGGACTCTTGTGTGACAACCATGGGGAGGAACGTGAGGggactttaaaaaatttaaattagggaaattaaataaaagttacttttttataaaataaaatttattttaaaaaattataattttattatttaatgtgaAGTTATTTCTACTGT from Vitis riparia cultivar Riparia Gloire de Montpellier isolate 1030 chromosome 8, EGFV_Vit.rip_1.0, whole genome shotgun sequence includes the following:
- the LOC117920249 gene encoding RNA polymerase II C-terminal domain phosphatase-like 2 isoform X4: MSRLGFKSLVYHGDLFLGELDAIPVKDQSFQFPNNEIRVHHISPISERCPPLSILHTISSFSVRCKLESSSPIHQPSLINLHASCFHELKTAVVLIGDEELHLVAMPSKQKKFPCFWCYSVPCGLYSSSLWMLNLRCLAIVFDLDETLIVANTMKSFEDRIDALRGWIARESDQVRISGMSAELKRYIDDRALLKQYTENDLVMDNGKILKVQSEEVAPLSDSHERVVRPVIRFPERNIVLTRINPEIRDTSVLVRLRPAWEDLRSYLIAKGRKRFEVYVCTMAERDYALEMWRLLDPEAHLIGSKQLLDRVVCVKSGSRKSLLNVFQNGSCHPKMAMVIDDRLKVWEDKDQPRVHVVPPFTPYYAPQAETTNPVPILCVARNVACNVRAGFFKEFDENILRQISELFYEDEVVNLPSAPDVSNYLMSEDAGFVPNGNANVPIAEGMHGAEVERRLNQPDEKHIVDSAASPIANSYEFRSETLQPPALTVQNVVGPTSSRLLMPSQKPSLLGAPIKRDFSSFESDADMKRRLLIMKHGQDVRNQSLGDPPILSRLPQISTSSLHPQGVWLVEDDSNRGHLNNRASGLVQEADVLKPDKQRGHQIPFGHNTPGSTPVSAANEWQKKNLPPASQPSVGVSQNQASTTGREQTEAGKVNMMPPHLSIGVLQEIGRRCSSKVEFRSVVSTSKDLQFSVEVLFTGEKIGVGMGKTRKDAQQQAAENALHSLADKYVAYTTPHSGAVDKDFDKLSLSNENGFLWDTTSAGSSELLMEDGLPKESISEAGEMAHGTTSSSVVNQQVQKRANSPRLPQSIPSKRSKEELMRGSQSLSSSWPQKNGHTIS
- the LOC117920249 gene encoding RNA polymerase II C-terminal domain phosphatase-like 2 isoform X1, coding for MSRLGFKSLVYHGDLFLGELDAIPVKDQSFQFPNNEIRVHHISPISERCPPLSILHTISSFSVRCKLESSSPIHQPSLINLHASCFHELKTAVVLIGDEELHLVAMPSKQKKFPCFWCYSVPCGLYSSSLWMLNLRCLAIVFDLDETLIVANTMKSFEDRIDALRGWIARESDQVRISGMSAELKRYIDDRALLKQYTENDLVMDNGKILKVQSEEVAPLSDSHERVVRPVIRFPERNIVLTRINPEIRDTSVLVRLRPAWEDLRSYLIAKGRKRFEVYVCTMAERDYALEMWRLLDPEAHLIGSKQLLDRVVCVKSGSRKSLLNVFQNGSCHPKMAMVIDDRLKVWEDKDQPRVHVVPPFTPYYAPQAETTNPVPILCVARNVACNVRAGFFKEFDENILRQISELFYEDEVVNLPSAPDVSNYLMSEDAGFVPNGNANVPIAEGMHGAEVERRLNQPDEKHIVDSAASPIANSYEFRSETLQPPALTVQNVVGPTSSRLLMPSQKPSLLGAPIKRDFSSFESDADMKRRLLIMKHGQDVRNQSLGDPPILSRLPQISTSSLHPQGVWLVEDDSNRGHLNNRASGLVQEADVLKPDKQRGHQIPFGHNTPGSTPVSLLPHLPQLKNDEVSAANEWQKKNLPPASQPSEVGVSQNQASTTGREQTEAGKVNMMPPHLSIGVLQEIGRRCSSKVEFRSVVSTSKDLQFSVEVLFTGEKIGVGMGKTRKDAQQQAAENALHSLADKYVAYTTPHSGAVDKDFDKLSLSNENGFLWDTTSAGSSELLMEDGLPKESISEAGEMAHGTTSSSVVNQQVQKRANSPRLPQSIPSKRSKEELMRGSQSLSSSWPQKNGHTIS
- the LOC117920249 gene encoding RNA polymerase II C-terminal domain phosphatase-like 2 isoform X2, encoding MSRLGFKSLVYHGDLFLGELDAIPVKDQSFQFPNNEIRVHHISPISERCPPLSILHTISSFSVRCKLESSSPIHQPSLINLHASCFHELKTAVVLIGDEELHLVAMPSKQKKFPCFWCYSVPCGLYSSSLWMLNLRCLAIVFDLDETLIVANTMKSFEDRIDALRGWIARESDQVRISGMSAELKRYIDDRALLKQYTENDLVMDNGKILKVQSEEVAPLSDSHERVVRPVIRFPERNIVLTRINPEIRDTSVLVRLRPAWEDLRSYLIAKGRKRFEVYVCTMAERDYALEMWRLLDPEAHLIGSKQLLDRVVCVKSGSRKSLLNVFQNGSCHPKMAMVIDDRLKVWEDKDQPRVHVVPPFTPYYAPQAETTNPVPILCVARNVACNVRAGFFKEFDENILRQISELFYEDEVVNLPSAPDVSNYLMSEDAGFVPNGNANVPIAEGMHGAEVERRLNQPDEKHIVDSAASPIANSYEFRSETLQPPALTVQNVVGPTSSRLLMPSQKPSLLGAPIKRDFSSFESDADMKRRLLIMKHGQDVRNQSLGDPPILSRLPQISTSSLHPQGVWLVEDDSNRGHLNNRASGLVQEADVLKPDKQRGHQIPFGHNTPGSTPVSLLPHLPQLKNDEVSAANEWQKKNLPPASQPSVGVSQNQASTTGREQTEAGKVNMMPPHLSIGVLQEIGRRCSSKVEFRSVVSTSKDLQFSVEVLFTGEKIGVGMGKTRKDAQQQAAENALHSLADKYVAYTTPHSGAVDKDFDKLSLSNENGFLWDTTSAGSSELLMEDGLPKESISEAGEMAHGTTSSSVVNQQVQKRANSPRLPQSIPSKRSKEELMRGSQSLSSSWPQKNGHTIS
- the LOC117920249 gene encoding RNA polymerase II C-terminal domain phosphatase-like 2 isoform X3 encodes the protein MSRLGFKSLVYHGDLFLGELDAIPVKDQSFQFPNNEIRVHHISPISERCPPLSILHTISSFSVRCKLESSSPIHQPSLINLHASCFHELKTAVVLIGDEELHLVAMPSKQKKFPCFWCYSVPCGLYSSSLWMLNLRCLAIVFDLDETLIVANTMKSFEDRIDALRGWIARESDQVRISGMSAELKRYIDDRALLKQYTENDLVMDNGKILKVQSEEVAPLSDSHERVVRPVIRFPERNIVLTRINPEIRDTSVLVRLRPAWEDLRSYLIAKGRKRFEVYVCTMAERDYALEMWRLLDPEAHLIGSKQLLDRVVCVKSGSRKSLLNVFQNGSCHPKMAMVIDDRLKVWEDKDQPRVHVVPPFTPYYAPQAETTNPVPILCVARNVACNVRAGFFKEFDENILRQISELFYEDEVVNLPSAPDVSNYLMSEDAGFVPNGNANVPIAEGMHGAEVERRLNQPDEKHIVDSAASPIANSYEFRSETLQPPALTVQNVVGPTSSRLLMPSQKPSLLGAPIKRDFSSFESDADMKRRLLIMKHGQDVRNQSLGDPPILSRLPQISTSSLHPQGVWLVEDDSNRGHLNNRASGLVQEADVLKPDKQRGHQIPFGHNTPGSTPVSAANEWQKKNLPPASQPSEVGVSQNQASTTGREQTEAGKVNMMPPHLSIGVLQEIGRRCSSKVEFRSVVSTSKDLQFSVEVLFTGEKIGVGMGKTRKDAQQQAAENALHSLADKYVAYTTPHSGAVDKDFDKLSLSNENGFLWDTTSAGSSELLMEDGLPKESISEAGEMAHGTTSSSVVNQQVQKRANSPRLPQSIPSKRSKEELMRGSQSLSSSWPQKNGHTIS